Within Topomyia yanbarensis strain Yona2022 chromosome 2, ASM3024719v1, whole genome shotgun sequence, the genomic segment AAATCGGAGATTCCGTGTCGGAATCGGCGGCAGCTGCTCAGAGTTATTTACGGAAGAAAACGGGGTTCCACTAGGATCGGTGTTAGCAGTGACACTGTTCCTGGTGAGCATGCAATCCCTCTTTGCAACCCTACCGAAgggcatttttatttttgtatacgCAGACGATATTGTGCTAGTTGTGACGGGAAAGTCCATCGccagaaacaaaataaaactgcAGGCAGCCATAAACGCCGTGAGAAAATGGGCAATTTCAGTTGGTTTCCGGCTATCCGCCAGTAAATGCGTGATCGCCCACTGCTGTACATCCAATCACCGAACCACCGACAGGCCAGTGCGGCTGGAAGACTCCATCATACCATTCCGAAAAGAAGTTCGGATCCTCGGTATAATGCTGGACCGAAAGCTGACTTTCACCCAACATTTCCGACAGCTCAAAAGAGATTGCGAAAGTCGAAAAAGACTCCTACGGACGATCTGCTCTAGACACCCGAAATGCAACCGAAGGACCGCTCTCAATATAAGCCAAGCCTTAGTTCTTAGTCGTTTGTACTATGGATTGGAAATAACCTGTCGGAACTTGGAAGGATTAGTGAGTATCCTTGGCCCACTATACAACAGCACGGCACGACTCGCATCTGGTCTTCTACCTAGTACACCCGCGGAGAGTGCCTGCTCGGAAGCTGGCATCCTTTCCTGTCGCTGGGCAGTAGCAGTGGTCACGTTGAGGCGGGCTATTGGTTTTCTCAAAAGGACATCCGGCGATGACTGCACGATTCTGGACATAGTTAacaaagttcacgaaaaatacTCCCGATCACCCCTACCGCAGTTGGCCCGTTTGCACAGACTCGGATCACGTAAACGAAATACCACAGCACCAAATGTCGACACAAGCCTTGCACAATCAGTTGGAGCAGGGGCGAACCGTAATTTCGCTCTAGCCAGCTATCATCAGTTGGTCGAGGAGAAGTTTAATAACCACGAGAAGCTGTTTACGGACGGGTCCAAATCGGACCAAGGAGTTGGGGTGGGAGTGAGCGGTATCGGAGCAGGTCTTGCCTTTCGCCCCCACAGTGTTCCGTCTTTCCCGCTGAAGCCGCAGCTATTGCCCTAGCCTTGACGAGAAAGACCGAAGACCTACCCGTTGTTATTTTTACAGATTCCCAGTCCGTAATCTCTGCCATAACTTCAGGAGAGTCATCGCATCCATATGTCCAGGCTATCGAAGGTTTGCGTGACCCTCTTACAACCATCTGCTGGGTTCCAGGACACAGCGGAATCCCCAGGAATGAAAATGCGGACCGCTTAGCCTCTACAGGGTACCGAGTGCGGAGACTGATCAGTAAGGAAATCCCTTCCGCTGACATTCTTGATGATTTCCGAAAACAAGTGGAGAACGACTTCGTATCGCACTGGAGAAGTAGTCAAGGCCACTTCCAGAAGATCAAGGGCAATCTAGAGACATGGACGGACCGGGACAGTCGACTCGAACAAAAGATC encodes:
- the LOC131679308 gene encoding uncharacterized protein LOC131679308, which translates into the protein MDKTFKSVVIGVSSRYKKEMGTDMYLGSLGEVLDQAKTDGVHADIAVLDVDKAYNTLWRKGVLQQLHNRGIRGNLGLFIQQYLANRRFRVGIGGSCSELFTEENGVPLGSVLAVTLFLVSMQSLFATLPKGIFIFVYADDIVLVVTGKSIARNKIKLQAAINAVRKWAISVGFRLSASKCVIAHCCTSNHRTTDRPVRLEDSIIPFRKEVRILGIMLDRKLTFTQHFRQLKRDCESRKRLLRTICSRHPKCNRRTALNISQALVLSRLYYGLEITCRNLEGLVSILGPLYNSTARLASGLLPSTPAESACSEAGILSCRWAVAVVTLRRAIGFLKRTSGDDCTILDIVNKVHEKYSRSPLPQLARLHRLGSRKRNTTAPNVDTSLAQSVGAGANRNFALASYHQLVEEKFNNHEKLFTDGSKSDQGVGVGCSVFPAEAAAIALALTRKTEDLPVVIFTDSQSVISAITSGESSHPYVQAIEGLRDPLTTICWVPGHSGIPRNENADRLASTGYRVRRLISKEIPSADILDDFRKQVENDFVSHWRSSQGHFQKIKGNLETWTDRDSRLEQKILSRIRVGHTRLTHAHNVTRTNPPHCETCRTRLTVEYILINYRKLHDLRKQHQLPLSTREMLSNDPIREVSLLAFLKDAGIFGSM